One Periophthalmus magnuspinnatus isolate fPerMag1 chromosome 8, fPerMag1.2.pri, whole genome shotgun sequence genomic window carries:
- the LOC117375543 gene encoding protein phosphatase 1 regulatory subunit 29 produces MQVGPTSTSSLLLCVLALSLLPDTTEADCWLIEGDKGYVWLAICSQNQPPFETIPQHINNTVHDLRLNENKLKAVLFSSMYRFTNLTDLNLTKNDISYIEDGAFAGQANLQVLQLGYNKLTNLTEGMLRGLGRMNSLFLQHNLIEVIANNAFWECPSLSSIDLSSNKLARIDPSTFAVLSRLMVCELAANPFHCGCDLYSFLFWLESFNNVTHTYDRLQCETPREMFGYPLLSPVAAGPASRNAKNILSSRCRDGVMISGYTSLPPDLDGPSGIGPDMFGGIGPYYQPTTSSSSTDRNYTPTIKLRHVSLLSASLLVNIPRPYSKMYILTQYNYSYVSDIMNLKNTKELITLNKLKPHTNYTFCVASIRNSQRNNHTCISFATRAQNPDDTPLSPSTTTHYIMTIVGCLFGMLIFLGFVYYCLRKKRMHDEKKKSICVKKTILEMRYGPEVAAAVANDPSAVHKLQEQSRDHHQYQHHHGNKLPMSTSSSSGMLHSANTSSSRLSCIPQVEKMATAFSEALATNKGNYMDIRTGTGMERLGDTGHGGLRAEDMRDDDGTDMGEDSDDDGRGSASEISTIAMEVDKVNQIINNCIDALKLDAAAVAASGVSGSNTPASNPTSPPPNSNSSLTRGLIPLSPGMPENCPVSAPTKAPTPSPMPPLNVPLSERPGITGGGFVVTPPYRPPPPATAVRPIQRQMSADAASVGVNAVKKQCSTISCGSMGRDRDRGGARVYSLDVPEPRSPDGCNQVKQQYPDRASPVGCGEPLERLPLVGSGSCGGGGGGGCDSGGVGAQHQENQRSHHYHQQPQQQPQQQQQQLDVQQDYHCSEHRHSVPALYYEGSHQGSPAQKVSFLKPLTRSRRDAASYSQLSPVRHHSSYSGYSSSPEYSESTLRIWERFRPYRKGQRDEACYVTAGNALRKKVQFAKGEDLHDILDYWKGVSAQQKL; encoded by the exons ATGCAAGTCGGTCCTACGTctacctcttctctcctcttgtgCGTTTTGGCCTTGTCGCTGCTACCTGACACAACTGAGGCGGACTGCTGGCTAATCGAGGGGGACAAAGGATATGTGTGGCTGGCTATCTGCAGTCAGAACCAGCCCCCCTTCGAGACCATCCCCCAGCACATCAACAACACGGTGCACGATCTCCGGTTGAACGAGAACAAGCTTAAGGCGGTCCTTTTCAGTTCCATGTACCGCTTCACCAATCTGACCGACCTCAACCTCACCAAGAATGACATCAGCTACATAGAAGACGGGGCGTTCGCGGGACAAGCCAATTTACAG gTCCTCCAGTTGGGATACAACAAACTGACTAACCTAACCGAGGGCATGCTTCGGGGTCTGGGTCGAATGAACAGTCTCTTCCTGCAACACAACCTAATTGAAGTCATCGCAAACAATGCCTTCTGGGAGTGCCCTAGCCTAAGTAGCATCGACCTATCCTCCAACAAGCTAGCCCGGATTGACCCCTCCACCTTCGCGGTCCTGAGCCGACTTATGGTGTGCGAACTGGCCGCTAATCCGTTCCACTGCGGTTGCGATTTGTACAGCTTTCTCTTCTGGTTGGAGTCTTTCAACAATGTCACCCATACCTACGATCGGTTGCAGTGTGAGACCCCGCGGGAGATGTTTGGGTATCCACTGTTGAGCCCAGTCGCTGCCGGACCTGCGAGTCGGAACGCCAAAAATATCTTATCATCACGTTGTCGAGATGGAGTTATGATATCGGGGTATACGTCACTACCGCCTGATCTTGATGGACCTTCAGGTATCGGACCAGATATGTTTGGCGGTATTGGACCATACTACCAACCCACCACCTCGTCATCATCAACAGATCGGAATTACACACCCACCATCAAGCTTCGTCACGTTTCGCTGTTGTCCGCATCTTTATTGGTGAACATCCCACGTCCCTACAGCAAAATGTACATCCTGACACAATACAACTACTCTTACGTTTCCGACATCATGAATTTGAAGAACACGAAGGAACTCATTACGTTAAACAAACTAAAGccacacacaaactacacattTTGTGTAGCGTCCATTCGGAACTCGCAACGTAACAACCATACCTGTATTTCTTTTGCGACACGTGCGCAGAATCCAGATGATACACCGCTTTCACCATCAACCACCACGCACTACATAATGACTATTGTGGGATGTCTTTTCGGTATGCTAATCTTTCTTGGGTTCGTCTACTACTGTCTGCGGAAAAAGCGTATGcatgatgagaaaaaaaaatctatttgtgtGAAGAAGACAATCCTAGAAATGCGCTATGGGCCGGAGGTGGCTGCAGCAGTGGCCAATGACCCCTCTGCTGTACATAAGCTCCAGGAGCAGTCCAGGGACCATCACCAGTACCAACACCATCATGGAAACAAACTGCCCATGTCCACATCCTCCAGTTCGGGTATGCTCCACTCAGCTAACACCAGCTCCTCCAGACTCTCATGTATTCCACAAGTAGAAAAGATGGCCACAGCTTTTTCAGAGGCACTGGCTACTAATAAAGGGAACTACATGGACATTCGAACTGGGACAGGGATGGAGAGGTTGGGGGATACTGGTCATGGAGGTCTGAGGGCGGAGGACATGAGGGACGACGATGGGACAGATATGGGAGAGGACTCAGATGATGACGGTCGCGGTTCGGCTTCGGAGATCTCCACCATCGCTATGGAGGTAGATAAGGTCAACCAGATCATTAACAACTGCATAGACGCTCTCAAACTGGATGCAGCTGCGGTGGCAGCTTCAGGGGTGTCCGGCAGCAACACACCCGCCTCAAATCCTACCTCCCCTCCTCCCAACAGTAACTCCTCGCTCACCCGAGGCCTCATCCCACTGTCTCCAGGGATGCCAGAGAACTGCCCAGTCAGTGCTCCTACTAAAGCCCCCACTCCTTCTCCAATGCCCCCCTTGAATGTGCCCCTGTCGGAGCGGCCAGGCATCACCGGGGGAGGTTTTGTGGTCACTCCCCCGTATCGCCCCCCTCCACCAGCCACTGCTGTACGGCCTATCCAGCGTCAGATGAGTGCAGATGCAGCGAGTGTGGGAGTGAATGCTGTGAAGAAACAGTGCAGCACCATCTCCTGTGGCTCAATGGGGCGAGACCGGGACCGTGGGGGAGCTAGAGTATACAGCCTGGATGTTCCTGAGCCACGGAGTCCAGATGGGTGCAACCAAGTGAAGCAGCAGTATCCTGACCGGGCCAGCCCTGTGGGCTGTGGGGAGCCCCTGGAGAGGCTACCCTTAGTGGGCAGTGGGAGTTGTGGAGGAGGGGGTGGTGGTGGCTGCGACAGTGGTGGTGTTGGTGCTCAGCATCAGGAGAATCAGAGGTCTCACCATTACCATCAGCAGCCCCAGCAGCagccccagcagcagcagcagcagctggaTGTGCAGCAGGACTACCACTGCTCGGAGCACCGCCACTCTGTCCCAGCTCTCTACTATGAAGGCTCCCACCAGGGCTCCCCGGCCCAGAAGGTGTCCTTTCTGAAGCCCTTGACCCGCTCCCGGAGAGACGCAGCCTCCTACTCCCAGCTCTCCCCTGTGCGCCACCATTCCAGTTACTCCGGATACTCCTCCAGCCCGGAGTACTCCGAGAGCACGCTGCGCATCTGGGAGCGCTTTCGACCATACCGCAAAGGCCAGCGCGACGAGGCCTGTTATGTTACAGCTGGAAATGCCCTTCGCAAAAAGGTGCAGTTTGCGAAAGGAGAGGACCTCCATGACATTCTGGATTACTGGAAGGGCGTGTCGGCCCAGCAGAAGTTGTGA